In Streptomyces sp. NBC_01426, one genomic interval encodes:
- a CDS encoding cupin domain-containing protein, translating into MKVFRLDELESERAANDGAYLQFLRERNMSVGLYALDAGQSDPQQPHRQDEVYYVVSGRASITVGEETETVANGSVVYVPAGVPHRFHHITEPLKVLVVFSPPEG; encoded by the coding sequence ATGAAGGTCTTCCGGCTGGATGAACTCGAATCGGAGCGGGCCGCCAACGACGGCGCCTATCTCCAGTTCCTGCGGGAGCGGAACATGTCGGTCGGTCTGTACGCGCTGGACGCGGGGCAGAGCGACCCGCAGCAGCCGCACCGGCAGGACGAGGTGTACTACGTGGTGAGCGGCCGGGCCTCGATCACGGTCGGGGAGGAGACCGAGACGGTGGCCAACGGCAGCGTCGTCTACGTGCCGGCCGGAGTGCCGCACAGGTTCCACCACATCACCGAGCCGCTCAAGGTGTTGGTGGTGTTCTCCCCGCCGGAGGGCTGA
- a CDS encoding IclR family transcriptional regulator → MSSVPNSAVPTLIGSVQRALRLLEAVASHSGGAPAKQLAREAGLPLPTAYHLLRTLTHEGYLRREGGVFVLGDAAGRLAVGGLQQKRRSMILDSLAHFRDAVGAPVYFAVFREGEIEVVGVSDTPSSPACEEWADFRETGHAHAIGQCLLGQLDDDTRKDYYERHPVEPITPYTVRDMRSLEQRIGSLGRMQPVVERQEYSLGTVCAAIPITAGDTAATMAISLPLHQEGELLYVVNRLRSEVGALLSTLSFSISI, encoded by the coding sequence TTGTCTTCGGTTCCCAATTCCGCTGTACCGACTCTGATCGGTTCGGTGCAGCGGGCGCTGAGACTGCTCGAAGCCGTGGCCTCCCACAGCGGGGGAGCGCCGGCGAAGCAACTGGCGCGCGAAGCCGGGCTCCCGCTTCCCACCGCGTATCACCTGCTGCGCACCCTGACCCACGAGGGCTATCTGCGCAGGGAGGGCGGAGTCTTCGTACTCGGTGATGCCGCGGGCCGGCTGGCCGTCGGAGGGCTTCAGCAGAAACGTCGCAGCATGATCCTCGATTCGCTCGCCCACTTCCGCGACGCCGTGGGGGCTCCCGTCTACTTCGCGGTTTTCCGCGAGGGTGAGATCGAGGTCGTGGGTGTCTCGGACACCCCGTCCAGCCCGGCGTGCGAGGAGTGGGCGGACTTCCGTGAGACCGGCCACGCTCACGCCATCGGCCAGTGCCTGTTGGGCCAGCTCGACGACGATACGCGCAAGGACTACTACGAGCGGCACCCGGTTGAGCCCATCACCCCGTACACGGTGCGGGACATGCGCTCCCTGGAGCAGCGCATCGGATCCCTGGGGCGGATGCAGCCGGTTGTCGAGCGGCAGGAGTACTCCCTCGGCACGGTGTGCGCGGCCATCCCGATCACGGCGGGTGACACCGCCGCGACGATGGCCATTTCTCTCCCCCTGCACCAAGAGGGCGAGTTGCTCTATGTAGTCAATCGACTACGGAGTGAAGTAGGCGCGCTGTTGAGCACCCTCTCCTTCTCTATCAGTATCTGA
- a CDS encoding YibE/F family protein, producing MTTSPQPPTEPVEHTGHTGHEHAPYGHVPSPSHGHSHSHSHGPAAPVSKHLRKVIAAVLIPFATAVFIGMVILWPGGAPAHERTGVGFDRQTQQGKVVTLAQVDCKSVNASQVPSTGDTSTPEGREAQAAQTGQCKKATIEVTGGPDQGRTFFEIVQPGAPRQLAKDQEVVVAYAPDAPRDLQYSVIDVNRKFPMALLAGIFAIAVVVVGRMRGLFALIALAVSFTVLTLFILPAILQGSNPLLVAVIGASAIMLIALYMCHGLTARTSVAVLGTLVSLLLIGLLGSWFIGWAFLSGNTDDNTGLIHGLYPEIDMSGLLLAGVIIGSLGVLDDVTVTQTSAVWELHQADPKMGPRALYRAGIRIGRDHIASVVNTLVLAYAGAALPLLLLFSIANSSMGSVANSELVAEEIVRTLVGSIGLVASVPVTTALAALVVSADRPGAPDTTPAAGPVRGGRGRRRKR from the coding sequence GTGACGACCTCGCCGCAGCCCCCCACCGAACCCGTTGAGCACACCGGTCACACCGGCCACGAACACGCCCCCTACGGGCATGTGCCAAGCCCCTCCCACGGACATTCCCACAGCCACAGCCACGGCCCGGCCGCTCCCGTTTCCAAGCACCTGCGCAAGGTCATCGCGGCCGTACTGATCCCCTTCGCCACCGCGGTCTTCATCGGCATGGTGATCCTCTGGCCGGGGGGTGCCCCCGCCCACGAGCGGACCGGCGTCGGGTTCGACCGCCAGACCCAGCAGGGGAAGGTCGTCACCCTGGCGCAGGTCGACTGCAAGTCGGTGAACGCCTCGCAGGTGCCCTCCACGGGCGACACCTCGACCCCCGAGGGCCGGGAGGCCCAGGCCGCGCAGACCGGTCAGTGCAAGAAGGCCACCATCGAGGTCACCGGCGGCCCCGACCAGGGCCGGACCTTCTTCGAGATCGTCCAGCCCGGCGCTCCGCGCCAGTTGGCGAAGGATCAGGAAGTGGTGGTCGCGTACGCCCCGGACGCCCCCCGGGACCTCCAGTACTCCGTGATCGATGTCAATCGGAAGTTCCCGATGGCGCTGCTCGCCGGGATCTTCGCCATCGCGGTCGTCGTCGTCGGGCGGATGCGTGGGCTGTTCGCGCTGATCGCGCTCGCCGTCAGCTTCACCGTCCTGACCCTCTTCATCCTCCCGGCGATCCTCCAGGGATCCAACCCCCTGCTCGTCGCGGTCATCGGGGCCAGCGCGATCATGCTGATCGCCCTCTACATGTGCCACGGGCTGACCGCGCGCACCTCGGTCGCCGTCCTCGGCACGCTCGTCTCGCTCCTGCTGATCGGCCTGTTGGGGTCCTGGTTCATCGGCTGGGCGTTCCTCAGCGGCAACACCGACGACAACACCGGCCTGATCCACGGTCTTTACCCGGAGATCGACATGAGCGGCCTGTTGCTCGCAGGCGTGATCATCGGTTCCCTCGGCGTCCTCGACGACGTGACGGTCACCCAGACCTCGGCCGTCTGGGAACTCCACCAGGCCGACCCGAAGATGGGCCCGCGAGCCCTGTACCGGGCGGGCATCCGGATCGGCCGCGACCACATCGCGTCCGTGGTCAACACGCTGGTACTGGCTTACGCGGGCGCGGCGCTGCCCCTGCTCCTGCTGTTCTCGATCGCGAACAGCAGCATGGGGTCGGTCGCCAACAGCGAACTGGTCGCGGAGGAGATCGTACGGACCCTCGTGGGCTCGATCGGGCTCGTGGCCTCGGTACCGGTCACCACGGCACTGGCCGCTCTGGTGGTCTCCGCCGACCGCCCGGGCGCTCCGGACACCACGCCGGCCGCGGGGCCGGTACGTGGAGGCAGGGGACGGCGGCGCAAGCGCTGA
- a CDS encoding aldo/keto reductase translates to MRYRNLGGTGIEVSAHCLGTMMFGAVGNPDHEECVRIIHAALDRGINFVDTADMYSAGESEVIVGKALKGRRDDVVLATKVHFQMGEGRNRSGNSRRWIVRAVEDSLRRLDTDWIDLYQVHRPDHGTDVEETLAVLGDLVRAGKIRAFGCSTFPAEELVEAYHVSERRALPRFRTEQPPYSILARGIEADVLPVARRQGMGVLTWSPLASGFLSGRYRLGGPVDLTSGRAALTPARFDPAIPGNVAKLEAVERLVELADEIGCSLPELAVAFPVAHPAVTSVIIGPRTMEQMESLVDGAGLVLDDAALDRIDEIVPPGHNLYQPDGVWRPTALTEVAQRRRTLGDRSAG, encoded by the coding sequence ATGCGATACAGGAATCTGGGCGGGACCGGCATCGAGGTGAGTGCGCACTGCCTCGGCACGATGATGTTCGGGGCCGTGGGGAACCCGGATCACGAGGAGTGCGTACGGATCATCCACGCCGCGCTCGATCGGGGGATCAACTTCGTCGACACCGCGGACATGTACTCCGCGGGCGAGTCGGAGGTGATCGTCGGCAAGGCACTCAAGGGGCGTCGCGACGACGTCGTCCTCGCCACGAAGGTGCACTTCCAGATGGGGGAGGGACGCAACCGCAGCGGGAACTCGCGGCGGTGGATCGTCCGGGCCGTGGAGGACAGCCTGCGGAGGCTGGACACCGACTGGATCGACCTCTACCAGGTACACCGGCCCGACCACGGCACCGACGTCGAGGAGACCCTGGCGGTACTCGGTGACCTGGTGCGGGCCGGGAAGATCCGGGCCTTCGGGTGCTCCACCTTCCCCGCCGAGGAACTCGTCGAGGCGTACCACGTATCGGAGCGCCGAGCGTTGCCGAGGTTCCGCACGGAGCAGCCGCCGTACTCGATCCTCGCGCGCGGCATCGAGGCCGACGTGCTCCCCGTGGCCCGGCGCCAGGGGATGGGCGTCCTGACCTGGAGCCCGCTCGCGTCCGGATTCCTGAGCGGCAGGTACCGGCTCGGTGGACCGGTCGACCTCACGTCGGGGCGGGCGGCGCTGACGCCCGCCCGGTTCGATCCGGCGATTCCCGGCAACGTCGCGAAGCTGGAAGCCGTGGAACGGCTCGTCGAGTTGGCCGACGAGATCGGCTGCTCACTTCCGGAACTCGCTGTGGCCTTCCCGGTGGCGCACCCGGCCGTCACCTCGGTGATCATCGGTCCCCGCACCATGGAGCAGATGGAGTCGCTGGTCGATGGGGCGGGCCTGGTCCTCGACGACGCGGCGCTCGACCGGATCGACGAGATCGTGCCGCCGGGCCACAACCTCTACCAGCCCGACGGCGTCTGGCGCCCGACGGCGCTCACGGAGGTCGCGCAGCGGCGGCGGACGCTCGGGGACCGCTCGGCGGGTTAG
- a CDS encoding metallophosphoesterase has translation MVEGSMTQGAGQGPAMRTDTLRDFRVPVIEPAPYAAAVGLSGEQPVYGEYPAYYGEGAPGHGLPEYRTEPGTHPTDRVAVRPEVEHVPHQRVVGAYPGLAPVASDVPDAASPAEDEAPEGYTPTQRDLPVIGRGAQGGPGDTVQVHYVPQETAAPGPGPLYVVGDVHGYLDELVTELQAQNLIDADRRWSAGNARLWFLGDFTDRGPDGIGVIDLVMRLSAEAAAAGGYCKALMGNHELLLIGAKRFGDTPIHSGAGTATFQAAWLLNGGQRTDMERLEDVHLQWMSRLDAATLEDGHLLLHSDTTAYLDYGSSIEDVNDTIHELLNRNDADITWDLFRKFTKRFAFRDEETGPQAVRELLGTYGGGRVVHGHSPIPYLLGEVGTEDGDEPRGPEVVDGPHVYADRLAIAMDGGVTMAGKLLVVQLPLRD, from the coding sequence GTGGTGGAGGGGTCGATGACTCAGGGGGCCGGTCAGGGACCCGCGATGCGGACGGACACGCTGCGAGACTTCCGCGTGCCGGTCATCGAACCCGCCCCGTACGCGGCGGCCGTCGGCTTGTCCGGCGAGCAGCCGGTGTACGGCGAGTACCCCGCGTACTACGGCGAGGGCGCGCCCGGACACGGGCTGCCCGAGTACCGGACGGAGCCCGGCACCCACCCGACGGACCGCGTCGCGGTGCGCCCGGAGGTCGAACACGTGCCCCACCAAAGGGTCGTCGGCGCGTACCCGGGCCTCGCGCCCGTCGCGTCGGACGTGCCGGACGCGGCCTCGCCGGCCGAGGACGAGGCCCCCGAGGGGTACACGCCCACACAGCGCGACCTGCCCGTCATCGGCCGGGGCGCACAGGGCGGCCCCGGCGACACGGTCCAGGTCCACTACGTCCCCCAGGAGACCGCGGCGCCCGGGCCCGGCCCGCTGTACGTCGTGGGCGACGTACACGGCTACCTGGACGAACTCGTCACCGAACTCCAGGCGCAGAACCTCATCGACGCCGACCGACGGTGGTCCGCGGGCAACGCCCGGCTCTGGTTCCTCGGGGACTTCACCGACCGGGGACCCGATGGCATCGGGGTCATCGACCTGGTCATGCGGCTCTCCGCCGAGGCCGCCGCCGCGGGCGGCTACTGCAAGGCCCTCATGGGCAACCACGAGCTGCTGCTCATCGGCGCCAAGCGCTTCGGCGACACCCCGATCCACTCCGGCGCCGGCACCGCCACCTTCCAGGCCGCCTGGCTGCTCAACGGCGGTCAGCGCACCGACATGGAGCGCCTGGAGGACGTGCACCTCCAGTGGATGTCGCGGCTCGACGCGGCCACCCTGGAGGACGGGCACCTGCTGCTGCACTCCGACACCACCGCCTACCTCGACTACGGCAGCTCCATCGAGGACGTCAACGACACCATCCACGAGCTGCTCAACCGCAACGACGCAGACATCACGTGGGACCTCTTCCGAAAGTTCACCAAGCGGTTCGCCTTCCGCGACGAGGAAACCGGCCCGCAGGCCGTGCGGGAACTCCTGGGCACCTACGGAGGTGGCCGCGTCGTGCACGGACACAGCCCCATCCCGTACCTGCTGGGTGAGGTGGGCACCGAGGACGGCGACGAGCCGCGGGGCCCCGAGGTCGTGGACGGCCCGCACGTGTACGCGGACAGGCTGGCCATCGCGATGGACGGCGGGGTCACGATGGCCGGAAAGCTGCTCGTCGTACAGCTGCCTCTGCGCGACTGA
- the thiC gene encoding phosphomethylpyrimidine synthase ThiC, which translates to MTIQDARTPAVSQDADGQTERQPGWHKGYLAGSRPDIRVPVRQVHLTNGKDVTLYDTSGPYTDPQIETDVRRGLAPLRENWIIGRGDTEEYSGRPVRPEDDGIKHTSPRGGLKNLDAVFPGRPRQPRRGRGGAAVTQLAYARRGEITPEMEYVAIRENVSPEVVREEIAAGRAVLPANVNHPEIEPMIIGKRFLVKVNANIGNSAVTSSIEEEVDKMTWATKWGADTVMDLSTGRNIHTTREWVLRNSPVPIGTVPLYQALEKVDGRAEDLTWEIYKDTVIEQAEQGVDYMTVHAGVLLPYVPLTARRKTGIVSRGGSIMAAWCLAHHKENFLYTNFEELCEILATYDVTYSLGDGLRPGSIADANDEAQFAELRTLGELNTIAKRHNVQTMIEGPGHVPMHKIKENIDLQQEICEEAPFYTLGPLTTDVAPAYDHITSGIGAAMIAWWGTAMLCYVTPKEHLGLPNRDDVKTGVITYKISAHAADLAKGHPGAQEWDDALSDARFEFRWEDQFNLALDPDTARSFHDETLPAEPAKTAHFCSMCGPKFCSMKISQDIRREHGGDLKADEIQAGMAEKSAEFAASGNRVYLPLAD; encoded by the coding sequence ATGACCATTCAGGACGCACGCACGCCTGCCGTCAGCCAGGACGCCGACGGCCAGACCGAGCGCCAGCCCGGCTGGCACAAGGGATACCTGGCGGGCTCCCGGCCCGACATCCGGGTGCCGGTCCGCCAGGTCCACCTCACCAACGGCAAGGACGTGACGCTCTACGACACGTCCGGTCCGTACACCGACCCTCAGATCGAGACGGACGTCCGTCGGGGTCTCGCTCCCCTCCGCGAGAACTGGATCATCGGTCGCGGCGACACCGAGGAGTACTCGGGCCGTCCCGTGCGCCCCGAGGACGACGGCATCAAGCACACGTCGCCCCGCGGCGGTCTCAAGAACCTCGACGCGGTCTTCCCGGGCCGGCCCCGTCAGCCCCGGCGGGGTCGTGGCGGCGCCGCCGTCACGCAGCTCGCGTACGCACGACGGGGCGAGATCACCCCGGAGATGGAGTACGTCGCGATCCGCGAGAACGTCTCCCCCGAGGTCGTCCGTGAGGAGATCGCGGCAGGTCGCGCGGTGCTTCCGGCGAACGTGAACCACCCGGAGATCGAGCCGATGATCATCGGCAAGCGCTTCCTGGTGAAGGTCAACGCCAACATCGGCAACTCGGCGGTCACCTCCTCCATCGAGGAGGAGGTGGACAAGATGACCTGGGCGACCAAGTGGGGCGCCGACACGGTCATGGACCTCTCCACCGGCCGCAACATCCACACCACGCGTGAGTGGGTGCTGCGCAACTCCCCCGTCCCGATCGGCACCGTGCCGCTGTACCAGGCGCTGGAGAAGGTCGACGGCCGTGCCGAGGACCTGACGTGGGAGATCTACAAGGACACGGTCATCGAGCAGGCCGAACAGGGCGTCGACTACATGACGGTGCACGCCGGCGTGCTGCTGCCGTACGTGCCGCTGACCGCCCGTCGCAAGACCGGCATCGTCTCGCGCGGCGGCTCGATCATGGCGGCGTGGTGCCTCGCGCACCACAAGGAGAACTTCCTCTACACGAACTTCGAGGAGCTCTGCGAGATCCTGGCGACGTACGACGTCACGTACTCGCTGGGTGACGGCCTGCGTCCCGGATCCATCGCCGACGCGAACGACGAGGCGCAGTTCGCCGAGTTGAGGACGTTGGGCGAGCTGAACACCATCGCCAAGCGGCACAACGTCCAGACGATGATCGAGGGCCCGGGCCACGTCCCGATGCACAAGATCAAGGAGAACATCGACCTTCAGCAGGAGATCTGCGAGGAGGCGCCGTTCTACACGCTCGGCCCGCTGACGACCGACGTCGCTCCCGCGTACGACCACATCACCTCCGGCATCGGCGCGGCCATGATCGCCTGGTGGGGCACCGCGATGCTCTGCTACGTGACGCCCAAGGAGCACCTGGGCCTGCCCAACCGGGACGACGTGAAGACCGGTGTCATCACGTACAAGATCTCCGCTCACGCGGCCGACCTGGCCAAGGGACATCCGGGCGCGCAGGAGTGGGACGACGCCCTGTCGGACGCCCGGTTCGAGTTCCGGTGGGAGGACCAGTTCAACCTGGCTCTCGACCCGGACACGGCCCGCTCCTTCCACGACGAGACCCTCCCGGCGGAGCCGGCCAAGACCGCGCACTTCTGCTCCATGTGCGGTCCCAAGTTCTGCTCGATGAAGATCTCCCAGGACATCCGCCGAGAGCACGGTGGTGACCTGAAGGCGGACGAGATCCAGGCGGGCATGGCGGAGAAGTCCGCCGAGTTCGCCGCCTCGGGCAACCGCGTCTACCTGCCGCTGGCGGACTGA
- a CDS encoding phage holin family protein: MTNFVIKTLANAAALAVAIWLLAGITLDDGSSTGRRAITLILVALVFGLVNFIVKPVVKLLSLPLFVLTLGLFTLVVNALMLLLTSWLAKQFDLSFHVDGFWTALVGGLIISLVSWAVNLALPDKN, encoded by the coding sequence ATGACGAATTTCGTAATCAAGACGCTCGCGAACGCGGCGGCCCTGGCCGTCGCCATCTGGTTGCTGGCCGGCATCACGCTCGACGACGGCAGCAGCACGGGCCGACGCGCGATCACCCTGATCCTGGTCGCCCTGGTCTTCGGCCTGGTCAACTTCATCGTCAAGCCCGTGGTGAAGTTGCTCTCACTCCCCTTGTTCGTCCTCACCCTCGGCCTCTTCACCCTCGTCGTGAACGCCTTGATGTTGCTGCTGACCTCCTGGCTTGCCAAGCAGTTCGACCTCAGCTTCCACGTCGACGGCTTCTGGACCGCCCTCGTGGGTGGTCTGATCATCTCCCTCGTCTCCTGGGCCGTGAACCTGGCCCTGCCCGACAAGAACTGA
- a CDS encoding low molecular weight protein-tyrosine-phosphatase, giving the protein MYRVCFVCTGNICRSPMAEAVFRAHVAEAGLAHRIAVDSAGTGGWHEGDGADPRAISVLEAAGYALDHRARQFQASWFERLDLVIALDAGHLRELRALAPTPEDAAKVRLLRSHDPDARAVRDDGPDVPDPYYGSLDGFEECLELVEAASPGLLNAVRAAVKEPNP; this is encoded by the coding sequence ATGTACCGCGTGTGCTTCGTCTGCACGGGCAACATCTGCCGCTCTCCCATGGCCGAGGCCGTTTTCCGCGCCCACGTCGCCGAAGCGGGGCTCGCCCACCGGATCGCGGTGGACAGCGCCGGCACCGGTGGGTGGCACGAGGGCGACGGCGCCGACCCGCGCGCCATATCCGTGCTGGAGGCCGCCGGGTATGCGCTGGACCACCGGGCCCGACAGTTCCAGGCCTCGTGGTTCGAGCGACTCGACCTCGTCATCGCACTCGACGCCGGTCACCTGCGGGAGCTGCGGGCGCTCGCCCCCACCCCCGAGGACGCCGCCAAGGTGCGGCTGCTGCGTTCCCACGACCCCGATGCCCGCGCCGTGCGGGACGACGGACCGGACGTACCGGACCCCTATTACGGCTCTCTCGACGGTTTCGAGGAATGCCTGGAACTGGTCGAGGCCGCGAGCCCCGGCCTGCTGAACGCCGTACGCGCGGCGGTAAAGGAGCCCAACCCGTGA
- a CDS encoding SsgA family sporulation/cell division regulator translates to MRESVQAEVMMKFLVSEELSFRIPVELRYDAHDPYAVRLTFHLPGDAPVTWAFGRELLLDGINKACGEGDVHISPTEPEELSDVHIRLQVGGDRALFRAGAAPLVAFLDRTDRLVPLGQERTLSDFEGNLDEALGKILDESQQNERNAG, encoded by the coding sequence ATGCGCGAGTCCGTACAGGCAGAGGTCATGATGAAGTTCCTCGTCTCCGAGGAGCTTTCGTTCCGCATCCCGGTGGAACTCCGGTACGACGCTCACGACCCCTACGCGGTGCGCCTGACCTTCCACCTCCCCGGAGACGCCCCTGTGACCTGGGCATTCGGCCGAGAACTGCTCCTCGACGGCATCAACAAGGCCTGCGGGGAAGGTGATGTGCACATCTCTCCCACCGAGCCGGAAGAGCTGTCCGATGTGCACATCCGTCTGCAGGTCGGTGGAGACCGGGCGCTGTTCCGTGCCGGCGCGGCGCCGCTCGTCGCGTTCCTCGACCGGACCGACCGGCTCGTTCCGCTCGGTCAGGAGCGCACTCTGAGTGACTTCGAGGGAAACCTCGACGAGGCGCTCGGCAAGATCCTGGACGAATCCCAGCAGAACGAGCGGAACGCGGGCTGA
- a CDS encoding DUF5326 family protein produces MDGIRAMFEGMPWWVKWIAVPLLALLVFGGVITTVLGTLIALVFKLLLFVALVGGLIFVVKKFTGAGSKSSSRDW; encoded by the coding sequence ATGGACGGGATCCGAGCGATGTTCGAGGGCATGCCGTGGTGGGTCAAGTGGATCGCCGTTCCCCTGCTGGCTCTGCTCGTCTTCGGCGGTGTGATCACGACCGTTCTCGGCACGCTGATCGCGCTCGTCTTCAAGCTGCTGCTCTTCGTCGCCCTGGTCGGCGGTCTGATCTTCGTGGTCAAGAAGTTCACCGGCGCCGGTTCGAAGTCCTCCTCTCGGGACTGGTAG
- a CDS encoding cystathionine gamma-lyase, with protein sequence MPGTGRGREPRPAERRTRGGKGAQPVNDPHTPGTDGYGDGTRAVRAGLPEPVKNEPTLPGPVFAAHFHLPGDVEGPYTYGRDTNPTWTLLERAIGELEAPGRSGVETIVFASGMAAISAVLLSQARTGDTVVLPDDGYQALPLLREQLEAYGIHVRTAPTANEAQLAELDGARLLWIETPSNPGLDVCDVRRLVAAAHAGGTLVAVDNTLATPLGQRPLELGADFSVASGTKGLTGHGDLLLGYVVCLDPDLAAAVRRWRKIVGAIPGPMEAWLAHRSLATIQLRAQRQWANALAVAEALADRDDVSGLRYPGLPSDPSHKTAARQMQGFGSVVSFTLADRERAERFMAALRLVEDATSFGGVRSTAERRGRWGGDAVPEGFIRFSAGAEDTEDLVADVLRALDSAGQGH encoded by the coding sequence ATGCCTGGAACTGGTCGAGGCCGCGAGCCCCGGCCTGCTGAACGCCGTACGCGCGGCGGTAAAGGAGCCCAACCCGTGAACGATCCGCACACCCCCGGAACCGACGGGTACGGCGACGGCACCCGGGCCGTCCGCGCCGGCCTGCCCGAACCCGTCAAGAACGAGCCGACCCTGCCCGGGCCGGTGTTCGCCGCGCACTTCCACCTGCCCGGCGACGTCGAAGGCCCGTACACCTACGGCCGCGACACCAACCCCACCTGGACCCTGCTGGAGAGGGCCATCGGGGAACTGGAGGCGCCCGGCCGCAGCGGTGTCGAGACGATCGTCTTCGCCTCCGGCATGGCCGCGATCTCCGCCGTCCTGCTCTCCCAGGCACGCACCGGCGACACCGTCGTCCTTCCCGACGACGGCTACCAGGCCCTGCCGCTGCTCCGCGAGCAGTTGGAGGCGTACGGAATCCACGTGCGCACCGCCCCGACCGCGAACGAAGCCCAGCTGGCCGAGCTCGACGGGGCCCGGCTGCTGTGGATCGAGACCCCCTCCAACCCGGGGCTCGACGTGTGTGACGTACGGCGCCTCGTGGCCGCCGCGCACGCCGGCGGAACGCTGGTCGCCGTCGACAACACCCTCGCCACGCCGCTCGGGCAGCGGCCCCTGGAGCTCGGCGCGGACTTCTCCGTCGCCAGCGGCACCAAGGGACTCACCGGCCACGGCGATCTCCTCCTGGGCTATGTGGTGTGCCTCGATCCCGATCTCGCGGCGGCCGTCCGCCGCTGGCGCAAGATCGTCGGTGCGATCCCCGGTCCCATGGAGGCCTGGCTCGCCCACCGGTCCCTCGCCACCATCCAGTTGCGCGCCCAGCGTCAGTGGGCCAACGCCCTGGCCGTCGCCGAAGCGCTCGCCGACCGCGACGACGTGAGCGGACTGCGCTACCCGGGCCTCCCCTCGGACCCGTCGCACAAGACGGCGGCCCGACAGATGCAGGGCTTCGGCTCGGTGGTCTCCTTCACCCTGGCGGACCGCGAACGGGCGGAACGCTTCATGGCCGCCCTGCGACTGGTCGAGGACGCCACGAGTTTCGGAGGAGTACGGTCCACGGCCGAGCGGCGTGGACGGTGGGGCGGCGACGCCGTGCCGGAGGGCTTCATCCGCTTCTCCGCCGGGGCCGAGGACACCGAGGACCTGGTCGCCGATGTGTTGCGGGCCCTCGACTCCGCCGGTCAGGGCCACTGA
- a CDS encoding LacI family DNA-binding transcriptional regulator, which yields MTAAGKHQVSRTETTRRTGGRQGRAGIRDVAAAAGVSITTVSDALNGKGRLPDATRRHVREVADRLGYRPSAAARTLRTGKSGLIGLTVTTYGDEPFTFTEFAYFAEMARAATSAALARGYALVILPATSRHDVWSNVALDGTVVIDPSDHDPVVSELVRQGLPVVSDGRPAGSLPVTAWVDNDHEAAVLNLLDHLAAAGARRIGLLTGTTTDTYTRLSTTAYLNWCERVGQDPVYESYPAHDPCAGAVAADRLLARPDRPDAVYGLFDPNGTDLLAAARRYGLRVPEDLLLVCCSESTVYANTEPPITTLSLKPRRIGTAVVQLLIDAIEGVDTGRPVEQVVPTELIIRTSSQRRQPRTTVSPPRSPAQD from the coding sequence ATGACAGCAGCAGGGAAGCATCAGGTGAGCCGGACCGAGACCACCCGGCGGACCGGCGGCCGACAGGGCCGGGCCGGCATCAGAGACGTGGCCGCCGCGGCGGGCGTCTCCATCACGACCGTCTCCGACGCGCTCAATGGCAAGGGGCGGCTGCCCGACGCCACCCGTCGCCACGTTCGCGAGGTCGCCGACCGTCTGGGCTACCGCCCGTCCGCCGCCGCCCGAACCCTCCGCACGGGCAAGTCGGGCCTCATCGGCCTGACCGTGACCACGTACGGGGATGAACCTTTCACCTTCACCGAATTCGCGTACTTCGCGGAGATGGCGAGGGCGGCGACCTCCGCCGCGCTCGCCCGCGGCTACGCCCTCGTCATCCTGCCCGCCACTTCACGACACGACGTCTGGTCCAACGTGGCCCTCGACGGCACCGTCGTGATCGACCCCTCCGACCACGACCCCGTGGTCAGCGAGCTCGTCCGCCAGGGCCTGCCCGTGGTCTCCGACGGCCGACCGGCCGGGTCCCTCCCCGTCACCGCCTGGGTCGACAACGACCACGAGGCCGCCGTACTCAATCTGCTCGACCACCTCGCCGCCGCGGGCGCCCGCCGGATCGGGTTGCTCACCGGCACCACCACCGACACCTACACACGGCTCTCCACCACCGCCTACCTCAACTGGTGCGAGCGCGTCGGCCAAGACCCCGTCTACGAGTCCTACCCCGCCCACGACCCGTGCGCGGGTGCGGTCGCCGCCGACCGGCTGCTCGCCCGACCCGACCGACCCGACGCCGTCTACGGGCTCTTCGACCCCAACGGCACCGATCTGCTCGCCGCCGCCCGGCGCTACGGGCTGCGTGTCCCCGAGGACCTGTTGCTCGTGTGCTGCAGCGAATCGACCGTGTACGCGAACACCGAACCGCCGATCACCACCCTCTCCCTGAAACCGCGGCGCATCGGCACGGCCGTCGTGCAGTTGCTCATCGACGCGATCGAGGGAGTCGACACCGGCCGGCCCGTCGAACAGGTCGTCCCGACCGAACTGATCATCCGTACCTCCTCACAGCGCAGGCAGCCCCGCACGACCGTCAGCCCGCCCCGCTCACCTGCCCAGGACTGA